The Vicia villosa cultivar HV-30 ecotype Madison, WI unplaced genomic scaffold, Vvil1.0 ctg.001122F_1_1, whole genome shotgun sequence genome includes a window with the following:
- the LOC131633395 gene encoding S-adenosyl-L-methionine:benzoic acid/salicylic acid carboxyl methyltransferase 2-like yields MDLAQVLHMNGDVEEASYANNSLIQREAISLATSSRVKAIKNLYCSLSPRSLAIADFGCSSGPNTLMVTSEFIKVVEKLCQELNHQSPEYKVFLNDLSGNDFNSIFKSLDTFKEKLRDEIETEIGPCYFFGVPGSFYGRIFPNQSLHLVHSSYSLHWLSKVPTGVDNNKGNIYLSNTTPSNVFKAYYEQFHLDFSLFLKCRAQELVEGGCMILILISEGSSYGWELLSKAIDDMVIQGIIEEEKLNTFNLPNYFPSPSEVKLEVETEGSFSINQMEVSEVNWHVPEPDMVESVVKTTKAILEPLLISHFGEGVTKEIFEHFRKILTSGISKERAKMINLTITLTKN; encoded by the exons ATGGATTTAGCACAAGTACTACACATGAATGGAGACGTAGAAGAAGCAAGCTATGCAAACAATTCTTTAATTCAGAGAGAGGCAATTTCTTTGGCAACATCTTCAAGAGTTAAAGCTATAAAAAATCTATATTGCAGTTTGAGTCCTAGAAGTTTAGCAATTGCGGATTTTGGTTGCTCTTCGGGACCAAACACTTTAATGGTGACCTCAGAATTTATTAAGGTTGTTGAAAAACTTTGTCAAGAGTTGAATCATCAATCTCCCGAATATAAGGTTTTTTTGAACGATTTATCGGGAAATGACTTCAACAGCATATTCAAATCTCTTGACACATTCAAAGAAAAACTACGCGATGAAATAGAAACTGAAATAGGTCCTTGCTACTTCTTTGGTGTTCCGGGTTCCTTTTATGGAAGAATTTTTCCTAACCAGAGTTTGCATTTGGTCCATTCTTCATATAGCCTTCATTGGCTATCTAAG GTTCCAACGGGTGTAGATAACAATAAGGGCAACATTTACCTATCGAACACAACCCCATCAAATGTTTTCAAGGCTTATTACGAACAATTTCATTTAgatttctctctttttctcaaGTGTCGTGCGCAAGAATTAGTTGAAGGAGGTTGCATGATTCTAATACTTATAAGCGAAGGATCTTCTTACGGTTGGGAGCTTCTGTCTAAAGCTATTGATGATATGGTCATACAG GGAATCATTGAAGAAGAGAAACTCAATACTTTTAACCTTCCAAACTATTTTCCATCTCCATCTGAAGTGAAATTGGAAGTTGAAACTGAAGGATCATTTTCCATCAATCAAATGGAGGTTTCAGAAGTAAATTGGCATGTTCCTGAACCTGATATGGTTGAATCAGTAGTAAAAACCACGAAGGCTATACTCGAACCTTTGTTAATTAGTCATTTTGGAGAAGGTGTCACTAAAGAGATATTTGAGcattttagaaaaatattaacAAGTGGGATATCCAAAGAGAGAGCTAAGATGATAAATCTTACCATAACATTGACTAAAAATTAA